A genomic region of Drosophila kikkawai strain 14028-0561.14 chromosome X, DkikHiC1v2, whole genome shotgun sequence contains the following coding sequences:
- the Inx2 gene encoding innexin inx2, with amino-acid sequence MFDVFGSVKGLLKIDQVCIDNNVFRMHYKATVIILIAFSLLVTSRQYIGDPIDCIVDEIPLGVMDTYCWIYSTFTVPERLTGITGRDVVQPGVGSHVEGEDEVKYHKYYQWVCFVLFFQAILFYVPRYLWKSWEGGRLKMLVMDLNSPIVNEECKNDRKKILVDYFIGNLNRHNFYAFRFFVCEALNFLNVIGQIYFVDFFLDGEFSTYGSDVLKFTEMEPDERIDPMARVFPKVTKCTFHKYGPSGNVQKFDGLCVLPLNIVNEKIYVFLWFWFIILSILSGISLIYRIAVVAGPKLRHLLLRARSRLAESEEVELVANKCNIGDWFLLYQLGKNIDPLIYKEVIADLSREMGGDDNKRPFDA; translated from the coding sequence ATGTTTGATGTTTTCGGGTCCGTCAAGGGCCTGCTGAAGATCGACCAGGTGTGCATCGACAACAATGTGTTTCGCATGCACTACAAGGCCACGGTGATCATCCTGATCGCCTTCTCGCTCCTGGTCACCTCGCGCCAGTATATCGGTGATCCGATTGATTGCATCGTGGACGAGATTCCGCTGGGCGTTATGGACACCTACTGTTGGATCTACTCCACATTTACCGTGCCGGAGCGTTTGACCGGTATCACAGGTCGGGATGTTGTGCAGCCGGGCGTGGGCTCGCATGTGGAGGGCGAGGATGAGGTGAAGTACCACAAGTACTACCAGTGGGTGTGCTTCGTCCTCTTCTTCCAGGCCATCCTCTTCTATGTGCCGCGCTACCTGTGGAAGTCCTGGGAGGGCGGTCGCCTCAAGATGCTGGTCATGGACCTCAACAGCCCCATTGTGAACGAGGAGTGCAAAAATGATCGCAAGAAGATCCTTGTCGACTACTTCATTGGCAACCTGAACCGGCACAATTTCTACGCCTTCCGTTTCTTCGTCTGCGAAGCCCTCAACTTTTTGAATGTCATCGGGCAGATCTACTTTGTGGACTTCTTCCTGGACGGTGAGTTCAGCACGTACGGCAGCGATGTGCTCAAGTTCACCGAGATGGAGCCGGACGAGCGCATCGATCCGATGGCCCGAGTGTTTCCCAAAGTGACCAAGTGTACCTTCCACAAATACGGTCCCTCCGGCAATGTGCAGAAGTTCGACGGACTGTGCGTGCTGCCGCTGAATATTGTCAATGAGAAGATCTACGTGTTCCTTTGGTTCTGGTTCATCATCCTGAGCATTCTGTCTGGCATCTCGCTGATCTACCGGATCGCCGTGGTGGCGGGTCCCAAACTGCGTCACCTGCTGCTCCGCGCCCGCTCCCGCCTGGCCGAGAGCGAGGAGGTGGAGCTTGTGGCCAACAAGTGCAACATCGGCGATTGGTTCCTGCTCTACCAGCTGGGCAAGAACATCGATCCGCTCATCTACAAGGAGGTCATTGCCGATCTGTCCCGCGAGATGGGCGGCGACGACAACAAGCGGCCCTTCGACGCCTGA